A single genomic interval of Pseudomonas sp. FeN3W harbors:
- a CDS encoding esterase-like activity of phytase family protein, producing MIRRWLALLSLASAPLWANEPAPELKLLSEHPVAGMSGGNLSGIAWCGDALWAVSDREDDVLYRLDTSVSPWQAEPERFEAGPPPDSGLPWGMRMRTWLSGHVRGGHLDFEGLSCDSLGNRYLVSEAHAAVLRVSPAGTAEWLRLPESLVRQARASGMLWHFNALFEGIAVDPKAERLWLAAERERRGLLVLHRQQSSWQCTGGCVLMAEGGDQPPPPALGDAPLPKSFSAVAFFGDKVFVLEPSAYRVCRRSLSTGAVERCWSFAEEALTEERRYAEPYGNAEALWIDEEGAWIGVDNNGKARGDGEKRPIVWRFSAPKGGWGAKP from the coding sequence TTGATCCGTCGCTGGCTAGCGCTGCTGAGTCTGGCCTCGGCACCGCTCTGGGCCAACGAGCCGGCGCCCGAGCTGAAGCTGTTGAGCGAGCATCCGGTGGCGGGTATGAGCGGTGGCAACCTGTCCGGAATAGCCTGGTGTGGCGATGCGCTGTGGGCCGTTTCCGACCGCGAGGATGACGTTCTCTATCGTCTGGATACCAGCGTATCGCCCTGGCAGGCGGAGCCCGAGCGCTTCGAAGCCGGCCCTCCGCCGGATAGCGGTTTGCCTTGGGGCATGCGCATGCGCACCTGGCTCAGTGGCCACGTACGCGGTGGTCACCTGGATTTCGAAGGGCTGAGCTGCGACAGCCTGGGCAATCGCTATCTGGTCAGCGAGGCGCATGCCGCCGTGCTGCGGGTGAGCCCGGCGGGCACGGCGGAGTGGCTGCGCCTGCCCGAATCGCTGGTGCGCCAGGCGCGGGCCAGCGGCATGCTCTGGCATTTCAATGCATTGTTCGAGGGCATCGCCGTCGATCCGAAGGCCGAGCGCCTCTGGCTCGCCGCCGAGCGTGAGCGCCGAGGGTTGCTGGTACTGCATCGCCAGCAGAGCAGTTGGCAGTGCACTGGCGGCTGCGTGCTGATGGCCGAGGGTGGCGATCAGCCGCCACCCCCTGCACTGGGCGATGCACCGCTGCCGAAAAGCTTCTCGGCGGTGGCGTTCTTCGGTGACAAGGTCTTCGTGCTGGAACCCTCGGCCTACCGCGTCTGCCGTCGCAGCCTCAGCACTGGTGCGGTCGAGCGCTGCTGGTCATTCGCCGAGGAGGCTTTGACCGAGGAGCGCCGTTACGCAGAGCCCTACGGTAATGCCGAAGCGCTGTGGATCGACGAAGAGGGCGCCTGGATTGGCGTCGACAACAACGGCAAGGCTCGCGGTGACGGCGAGAAGCGTCCCATTGTCTGGCGATTCTCCGCGCCGAAAGGCGGCTGGGGTGCGAAGCCTTGA
- a CDS encoding PqiC family protein, giving the protein MKNLLRVPTVLLLASMGLTGCIGLQPAPMYRLDSGTTEVPERTDGAAVLLAPVTLADYLQRDALLQRLSDGSLAVDGQRAHWAGSLKADVEQVLLRQLAWRLDTQSLVLGPADEGFTPEVQIELSITRLDSGPEFPAVLEAQWRLRDKAGKHLGSRLVRLQEEHQGSATDQVRAQSVLLQRLSEMVADAVEPTLVAKTAPKVAPARPQVSKSAEAPAPRIPAAEPIRTDMEVFRF; this is encoded by the coding sequence ATGAAGAATTTGCTGCGTGTTCCGACTGTTTTGTTGCTGGCCAGCATGGGGCTGACAGGCTGCATCGGCCTGCAGCCTGCGCCAATGTACCGACTGGACAGCGGTACGACTGAAGTGCCTGAGCGAACCGATGGCGCCGCCGTGCTGCTGGCACCGGTGACGCTTGCCGATTATCTGCAGCGTGACGCCTTGCTCCAGCGCCTGTCAGACGGCAGCCTGGCCGTCGACGGGCAGCGCGCCCACTGGGCGGGCAGCCTGAAGGCCGATGTCGAGCAGGTGTTGCTGCGCCAGCTGGCCTGGCGTCTGGATACGCAAAGCCTGGTGCTCGGCCCGGCCGACGAAGGCTTTACGCCTGAAGTGCAGATCGAGCTATCCATCACACGCCTCGATTCTGGCCCCGAATTCCCAGCGGTACTCGAGGCGCAATGGCGTCTGCGCGACAAGGCCGGCAAGCATCTGGGCAGTCGACTGGTGCGCCTGCAGGAGGAGCACCAGGGCAGCGCGACCGACCAGGTGCGGGCGCAGAGTGTCCTGCTGCAGCGTCTGAGCGAGATGGTCGCCGATGCGGTCGAGCCTACACTGGTAGCCAAGACCGCACCCAAGGTTGCGCCTGCCAGGCCTCAGGTAAGCAAGTCTGCCGAGGCGCCGGCACCGCGCATCCCGGCTGCCGAACCCATTCGTACGGATATGGAAGTGTTCCGCTTCTGA
- a CDS encoding DUF1249 domain-containing protein, with the protein MRKTRERYRVDLLELQAACEANYLRLMRLLPGMRSGCEARRIAISQGDLLLGVLVLEVLESCPYTTTVRVSQEHCLTWLPVPKMEVRVYHDARMAEVVRAENARRFRGIYHYPNAQMHQPDEKNQLNLFLGEWLGHCLACGHELEPVL; encoded by the coding sequence ATGAGGAAGACGCGCGAGCGATACCGAGTCGATCTGCTCGAACTGCAGGCGGCCTGCGAAGCCAACTATCTGCGTCTGATGCGTCTGTTGCCGGGCATGCGCAGCGGCTGCGAAGCGCGGCGCATCGCCATCAGCCAGGGTGACCTGCTGCTCGGCGTACTGGTACTCGAGGTGCTGGAGAGCTGCCCTTACACCACCACCGTGCGGGTGAGTCAGGAGCACTGTCTGACCTGGTTGCCGGTGCCGAAGATGGAAGTGCGCGTCTATCACGATGCACGCATGGCCGAAGTGGTTCGTGCCGAGAACGCCCGGCGCTTCCGCGGCATCTATCACTACCCCAACGCGCAGATGCACCAGCCTGATGAGAAGAACCAGCTCAATCTCTTTCTCGGCGAGTGGCTGGGGCACTGCCTGGCCTGTGGCCATGAGCTGGAGCCCGTGCTCTGA
- a CDS encoding TIGR02281 family clan AA aspartic protease: MSQTAGRRAGRVMLVLAWGIGLFLATRFFAAWEADRVNPNRQPVSQLQGEQIEVQLAGNVQGHFVASGKINGEAVTFLLDTGATDVAVPAELAERLGLERGAPVMLHTANGQTTGYRTVLSSLDLGDIRLHDVRAIVAPGFRSEQVLLGMSALKQLEFTQRAGTLVLRQQLPQGQDR; the protein is encoded by the coding sequence TTGAGCCAGACGGCCGGGCGTCGTGCCGGGCGGGTGATGCTGGTGCTCGCCTGGGGTATCGGGCTGTTCCTGGCCACACGCTTCTTTGCCGCCTGGGAGGCAGATCGCGTCAACCCCAACCGCCAACCGGTATCCCAGCTGCAGGGCGAGCAGATCGAGGTGCAGCTGGCTGGCAACGTCCAGGGACATTTCGTCGCCAGCGGCAAGATCAACGGCGAGGCGGTCACCTTTCTGCTCGACACCGGCGCCACTGATGTCGCGGTGCCGGCCGAACTGGCCGAAAGGCTGGGGCTGGAGCGTGGCGCACCGGTGATGCTGCACACCGCCAACGGCCAGACCACCGGTTATCGCACCGTGCTGTCGAGCCTCGATCTGGGTGACATCCGGCTGCACGACGTGCGCGCTATCGTCGCCCCCGGCTTTCGCAGCGAACAGGTTCTGCTCGGTATGAGCGCACTGAAGCAGCTTGAATTCACCCAGCGCGCTGGCACCCTGGTGCTGCGCCAGCAACTACCTCAGGGGCAAGACCGATGA
- the cpdA gene encoding 3',5'-cyclic-AMP phosphodiesterase, translating to MPGAPLTAVEDSVLLVQLTDSHLFAEADGKLLGMNTCDSLKRVVELAIEEQPRIDLILATGDLSQDGSVASYQRFRQLAGRIEAPARWCPGNHDELGAMREATRGSELMEPVLEIGGWRVVMLDTLVAGSVYGMLRGDQLELLDRALGEAPERHHLVCLHHHPVSIGSRWMDGIGLRNPEALFEVLDRHDNVRALLWGHIHQAFDQSRNGVRLLATPSTGVQFTPQSEDFQVDSVAPGYRWLRLYADGKLETAVSRVSGIEFEIDYSVKGY from the coding sequence TTGCCTGGTGCGCCCCTGACTGCTGTTGAAGATTCGGTTCTGCTGGTGCAGCTCACCGATAGCCACCTGTTTGCCGAAGCGGACGGCAAGCTGCTGGGCATGAATACCTGCGACAGTCTGAAGCGGGTGGTCGAGCTGGCCATCGAAGAGCAGCCGCGCATCGACCTGATCCTGGCTACCGGTGATCTGTCCCAGGACGGTTCGGTGGCGTCCTACCAGCGCTTCCGCCAGTTGGCCGGGCGCATCGAGGCGCCAGCGCGCTGGTGTCCCGGCAACCATGATGAACTCGGCGCCATGCGCGAGGCCACCCGTGGCAGTGAGCTGATGGAGCCAGTGCTTGAGATCGGTGGCTGGCGCGTCGTGATGCTCGACACCCTGGTTGCCGGCTCGGTGTATGGCATGCTGCGTGGCGATCAACTCGAGCTGCTGGATCGCGCCCTGGGCGAGGCGCCCGAGCGGCATCACCTGGTCTGTTTGCATCACCATCCCGTATCCATTGGCAGCCGCTGGATGGACGGCATCGGGCTGCGCAATCCCGAGGCGCTGTTCGAGGTGCTGGACCGCCACGACAACGTGCGTGCGCTGCTTTGGGGCCACATCCATCAGGCGTTCGATCAGTCGCGCAATGGGGTTCGGCTGCTGGCCACGCCGTCGACGGGCGTGCAGTTCACGCCGCAGAGCGAAGACTTCCAGGTCGATAGCGTAGCGCCGGGGTATCGCTGGTTGCGGCTGTACGCCGATGGGAAGCTGGAAACCGCGGTTTCCCGGGTAAGCGGTATCGAGTTTGAAATCGATTACAGCGTGAAGGGCTATTGA
- the parE gene encoding DNA topoisomerase IV subunit B, with protein MSYTAEAIEVLSGLDPVRKRPGMYTDTSRPNHLAQEVIDNSVDEALAGHARSVQVILHQDNSLEVIDDGRGMPVDIHPEEGVPGVELILTKLHAGGKFSNKNYQFSGGLHGVGISVVNALSTRVEVTVKRDGNEYRMSFADGFKATDLEVIGSVGKRNTGTSVRFWADPKYFDSPKFSISRLKHVLKAKAVLCPGLSVSFEDKASGEKVEWHYEDGLRSYLVDSVSEYVRLPDEPFVGALAGNTEAVDWALLWLPEGGESVQESYVNLIPTAQGGTHVNGLRQGLLDAMREFCEFRNLLPRGLKLAPEDIWERIAFVLSMKMQEPQFSGQTKERLSSREAAAFVSGVVKDAFSLWLNAHPELGMQLAELAISNAGRRLKAGKKVERKKITQGPALPGKLADCAGQDPMRAELFLVEGDSAGGSAKQARDKEFQAIMPLRGKILNTWEVDGGEVLASQEVHDIAVAIGVDPGATDLAQLRYGKICILADADSDGLHIATLLCALFVQHFRPLVEAGHVYVAMPPLYRIDLGKDIFYALDEAERDGILERLVAEKRRGKPQVTRFKGLGEMNPPQLRETTMDPNTRRLVQLTLDDFEGTREIMDMLLAKKRAGDRKSWLESKGNLAEVLV; from the coding sequence ATGTCTTATACCGCAGAAGCCATCGAGGTTCTTTCCGGCCTCGACCCGGTGCGCAAGCGCCCGGGCATGTACACCGATACCTCGCGGCCCAATCACCTGGCCCAGGAAGTCATCGACAACAGCGTCGACGAAGCCCTCGCCGGCCATGCCCGCTCGGTCCAGGTGATCCTGCATCAAGACAATTCGCTGGAAGTGATCGACGACGGCCGTGGCATGCCGGTGGACATTCACCCGGAAGAGGGTGTGCCGGGCGTCGAGCTGATCCTCACCAAGCTCCACGCGGGCGGTAAGTTCTCCAACAAGAACTATCAGTTCTCCGGTGGTCTGCACGGCGTCGGCATCTCGGTGGTCAACGCGTTGTCGACGCGGGTCGAAGTGACCGTCAAGCGCGACGGCAACGAGTACCGCATGAGCTTCGCCGATGGCTTCAAAGCCACCGACCTGGAAGTCATCGGCAGCGTCGGCAAGCGCAACACCGGTACCAGCGTGCGCTTCTGGGCCGATCCGAAATACTTCGATTCCCCCAAATTCTCCATCAGCCGGCTCAAGCATGTACTCAAGGCCAAGGCTGTGCTCTGTCCGGGGCTGAGCGTCAGCTTCGAGGACAAGGCCAGCGGTGAGAAGGTCGAGTGGCATTACGAGGATGGTCTTCGTTCGTACTTGGTGGACTCGGTCAGCGAGTATGTGCGCCTGCCGGACGAACCCTTTGTCGGCGCCCTGGCCGGCAATACCGAGGCGGTGGACTGGGCGCTGCTGTGGCTGCCGGAGGGCGGCGAGAGCGTTCAGGAGAGCTACGTCAACCTGATTCCAACGGCTCAGGGCGGCACCCATGTCAATGGCCTGCGCCAAGGCCTGCTGGATGCCATGCGTGAGTTCTGCGAATTCCGCAACCTGCTGCCGCGTGGGCTCAAGCTGGCGCCGGAAGACATCTGGGAGCGCATCGCCTTCGTCCTCTCGATGAAAATGCAGGAGCCGCAGTTCTCCGGGCAGACCAAGGAACGCCTGTCGTCCCGCGAGGCCGCCGCCTTCGTCTCCGGCGTGGTCAAGGATGCCTTCAGCCTCTGGCTCAACGCCCATCCGGAGCTGGGCATGCAGCTGGCGGAACTGGCGATCAGCAACGCCGGGCGCCGGCTCAAGGCCGGCAAGAAGGTCGAGCGCAAGAAGATCACCCAAGGCCCGGCGCTGCCCGGCAAGCTGGCCGACTGCGCCGGGCAGGACCCGATGCGCGCCGAGCTGTTCCTGGTCGAGGGCGACTCGGCCGGCGGCTCCGCCAAGCAGGCACGGGACAAGGAGTTCCAGGCGATCATGCCGCTGCGCGGCAAGATCCTGAACACCTGGGAAGTCGACGGCGGCGAGGTGCTCGCCAGCCAGGAGGTGCACGACATCGCCGTGGCCATCGGCGTCGACCCGGGCGCCACCGATCTGGCCCAGCTGCGCTACGGCAAGATCTGCATCCTCGCCGATGCCGACTCCGACGGCCTGCATATCGCCACGTTGCTCTGCGCCCTGTTCGTTCAGCATTTCCGCCCTTTGGTCGAGGCCGGCCATGTCTATGTCGCCATGCCGCCGCTGTACCGCATCGACCTGGGCAAGGACATCTTCTATGCGCTCGACGAGGCCGAGCGCGACGGCATTCTCGAGCGGCTGGTGGCCGAGAAACGCCGCGGCAAACCTCAGGTGACGCGCTTCAAGGGCCTTGGTGAAATGAACCCGCCGCAGCTGCGGGAAACCACCATGGACCCCAATACTCGCCGCCTGGTGCAGCTGACCCTGGATGATTTCGAGGGTACCCGCGAAATCATGGACATGCTGCTGGCGAAGAAGCGCGCCGGCGATCGCAAGAGCTGGCTCGAGTCCAAGGGCAACCTGGCGGAGGTGCTGGTTTGA
- a CDS encoding RsiV family protein: protein MYSIASIRHLILLGSLLLLLGGCQHLIAERPVEVRQIVTEHRPQGCEGDSCPLVNIDTLTFANEPELDRLIDARLRRMTINGPDDRLPASLQDYQQRFLSTAEPGWSSYLQAKLREQHGDILVVEFSSYLYVGGAHGMPGRGFINYDREQNRELRLEDLLIPGQEGNFWRVARQAHQRWLVENEHDQDAEFVDFWPFQQTPNIALLKDSVLLKYDVYSIAPYSSGHPELVIPREALVDVLAPAYR from the coding sequence ATGTATTCAATCGCATCCATCCGCCACCTCATCCTGCTGGGCAGCCTTCTCCTGCTGCTCGGGGGCTGCCAGCACCTGATCGCCGAACGCCCCGTCGAAGTCCGTCAAATCGTCACCGAGCATCGTCCGCAAGGCTGCGAGGGCGACAGCTGCCCACTGGTGAACATCGATACCCTGACCTTCGCCAACGAACCTGAACTCGACCGCCTGATCGATGCACGGCTGCGGCGGATGACCATCAACGGCCCGGATGACCGTCTGCCCGCGTCGCTACAGGATTACCAGCAGCGCTTTCTGAGCACCGCCGAGCCGGGCTGGAGCAGCTACCTGCAGGCCAAGCTGCGCGAGCAGCATGGCGACATCCTGGTGGTCGAGTTCTCCAGCTACCTGTATGTCGGTGGCGCCCACGGCATGCCCGGACGCGGCTTCATCAACTACGATCGCGAGCAGAACCGCGAGCTGCGCCTGGAGGACCTGCTGATTCCGGGGCAGGAAGGTAACTTCTGGCGCGTCGCACGCCAGGCGCACCAGCGTTGGCTGGTGGAGAACGAACACGATCAGGACGCCGAGTTCGTCGACTTCTGGCCCTTCCAGCAGACGCCGAATATTGCACTGCTGAAAGACAGCGTGTTGCTCAAGTACGACGTCTACAGCATCGCGCCCTATTCGAGCGGGCACCCTGAACTGGTGATTCCACGCGAGGCATTGGTCGATGTGCTAGCGCCGGCCTACCGATAG
- a CDS encoding VOC family protein: protein MRALIQSTVPVLASLNLDESRGFYTTYLGFQVVLQATDYLIVERDGAQLHFWLCTERHVAENTSCYIRTGDCQALYREFCQRGLVLDAPVMQPWGMQELYVIDAHGNLLKFGEQPAVSHPSFAEENC, encoded by the coding sequence ATGAGGGCGCTCATACAGTCCACGGTGCCTGTCCTGGCTTCGTTGAATCTCGATGAAAGCCGCGGCTTCTACACGACCTATCTGGGTTTCCAGGTCGTGCTGCAGGCCACTGACTACCTGATCGTGGAGCGCGACGGTGCGCAGCTGCATTTCTGGCTTTGCACTGAGCGCCACGTTGCCGAGAACACCTCCTGCTACATACGTACCGGCGATTGCCAGGCGCTGTACCGGGAGTTCTGTCAGCGTGGCCTGGTCCTGGACGCGCCCGTTATGCAGCCCTGGGGCATGCAAGAACTTTATGTCATCGACGCCCACGGCAACTTGCTCAAGTTCGGCGAGCAACCAGCTGTGAGTCATCCATCCTTTGCTGAAGAAAATTGCTGA
- the parC gene encoding DNA topoisomerase IV subunit A yields the protein MSESLDLSLDGVERRSLADFTEQAYLNYSMYVIMDRALPHIGDGLKPVQRRIIYAMSELGLNADAKHKKSARTVGDVLGKFHPHGDSACYEAMVLMAQPFSYRYTLVDGQGNWGAPDDPKSFAAMRYTEARLSRYSEVLLSELGQGTVDWVPNFDGTLDEPATLPARLPNLLLNGTTGIAVGMATDVPPHNLREVASACVRLLDEPSASVEQLCEHVLGPDFPTEAEIITPRADLLKIYETGRGSVRMRAVYRVEDGDVVVTALPHQVSGSKVLEQIAGQMQAKKLPMVADLRDESDHENPCRIVIIPRSNRVDVEALMQHLFATTDLESSYRVNTNVIGLDGRPQVKNLRTLLSEWLTYRIGTVRRRLQFRLDKVERRLHLLEGLLVAFLNLDEVIHIIRTEDQPKPVLMARFELSELQADYILDTRLRQLARLEEMKIRGEQDELAKEREKLLALLGSETKLKKLVRKELIEDAETYGDDRRSPIVERAEARALSENELLPSEPVTVVISDKGWARCAKGHDVDASGLSYKAGDGFKAAAAGRSNQYAVFIDSTGRSYSLAAHSLPSARGQGEPLTGRLTPPPGASFECVMLPDDEALYVIASDAGYGFVVKGEDLQAKNKAGKALLSLPKGAKVVAPRPLASREEDWLAAVTTEGRLLVFPVRDLPQLGKGKGNKIIGIPGERVASREEYLVDLAVLPTGATLVLQAGKRTLSLKAEDLEHYKGERGRRGNKLPRGFQRVEGLLVEA from the coding sequence ATGAGCGAATCCCTCGACCTGAGCCTGGACGGCGTGGAGCGTCGCTCCCTCGCCGATTTCACCGAGCAGGCCTACCTCAACTACTCCATGTACGTGATCATGGATCGCGCACTGCCGCATATTGGCGACGGTTTGAAGCCGGTGCAGCGGCGCATCATCTATGCCATGAGCGAACTCGGCCTGAACGCCGATGCCAAGCACAAGAAGTCCGCACGTACCGTCGGTGACGTACTCGGCAAGTTCCATCCGCATGGCGACAGTGCCTGCTACGAGGCGATGGTGCTGATGGCGCAGCCATTCAGCTATCGCTACACGCTGGTCGATGGCCAGGGCAACTGGGGTGCGCCGGACGATCCCAAGTCCTTCGCCGCCATGCGTTATACCGAGGCGCGGCTGTCGCGTTATTCCGAGGTGCTGCTCAGCGAGCTGGGGCAGGGCACGGTGGACTGGGTGCCGAACTTCGATGGCACCCTTGACGAGCCGGCGACGCTACCGGCGCGCCTGCCCAACCTGCTGCTCAATGGCACCACCGGTATTGCCGTGGGCATGGCCACCGATGTGCCGCCGCACAACCTGCGCGAAGTGGCGAGCGCCTGCGTGCGTCTGCTCGACGAGCCGAGCGCCAGCGTCGAGCAGCTTTGCGAGCACGTGCTGGGGCCGGATTTCCCGACCGAGGCGGAGATCATCACGCCGCGTGCGGACCTGCTGAAGATCTATGAGACAGGTCGAGGTTCCGTTCGCATGCGGGCCGTCTACCGTGTCGAAGACGGCGACGTCGTAGTCACCGCGCTGCCGCACCAGGTGTCCGGCTCCAAGGTGCTCGAGCAGATCGCCGGGCAGATGCAGGCCAAGAAGCTGCCGATGGTCGCCGACCTGCGCGATGAGTCGGATCATGAGAACCCCTGTCGCATCGTCATCATCCCGCGCTCCAACCGGGTCGATGTCGAAGCGCTGATGCAGCACCTGTTCGCCACCACCGATCTGGAGTCCAGCTACCGGGTCAACACCAACGTGATCGGGCTCGATGGTCGCCCACAGGTGAAGAACCTGCGCACCCTGCTCAGCGAGTGGCTGACCTATCGCATCGGCACCGTGCGCCGTCGCCTGCAGTTCCGCCTGGACAAGGTCGAGAGGCGTCTGCACCTGTTGGAAGGCTTGCTGGTGGCCTTCCTCAATCTGGATGAAGTGATCCACATCATCCGTACTGAAGATCAGCCCAAACCGGTGCTGATGGCGCGCTTCGAACTCTCCGAGCTGCAGGCCGACTACATCCTCGACACCCGCCTGCGTCAGCTGGCGCGGCTGGAAGAGATGAAGATCCGCGGCGAGCAGGACGAGCTGGCCAAGGAGCGTGAGAAGTTGCTGGCGCTGCTGGGTAGTGAAACCAAGCTGAAGAAACTGGTGCGCAAGGAGCTGATCGAGGACGCGGAAACCTACGGCGACGATCGCCGCTCGCCGATCGTCGAGCGTGCCGAGGCGCGGGCGCTGTCGGAAAACGAGCTGCTGCCGTCCGAGCCGGTGACCGTGGTGATCTCCGATAAAGGCTGGGCGCGCTGCGCCAAGGGCCATGATGTCGATGCCAGCGGGCTGTCCTACAAGGCCGGAGATGGCTTCAAGGCAGCTGCGGCCGGGCGCTCGAATCAATATGCGGTGTTCATCGACTCCACTGGGCGCAGCTATTCGCTGGCGGCGCACTCGCTGCCTTCGGCGCGAGGCCAGGGCGAGCCGCTCACCGGCCGGCTGACGCCACCGCCGGGCGCGAGTTTCGAATGCGTGATGCTGCCCGATGATGAGGCGCTCTACGTGATCGCCTCGGACGCCGGCTACGGTTTCGTGGTCAAGGGCGAAGACCTGCAGGCCAAGAACAAGGCAGGCAAGGCGCTGCTCTCGCTGCCGAAAGGCGCCAAGGTCGTCGCGCCGCGGCCGCTGGCCAGTCGCGAGGAGGATTGGCTGGCTGCAGTGACGACCGAGGGCCGTCTACTGGTGTTCCCGGTGCGGGATCTGCCGCAGCTGGGCAAGGGCAAGGGCAACAAGATCATTGGCATCCCCGGCGAGCGGGTCGCGAGCCGCGAGGAGTATCTGGTCGATCTCGCCGTGTTGCCGACCGGTGCGACACTGGTGTTGCAGGCGGGCAAGCGCACGCTGTCGCTCAAGGCCGAGGATCTGGAGCACTACAAAGGAGAGCGTGGCAGGCGCGGCAACAAGCTGCCACGAGGCTTCCAACGCGTCGAAGGCTTGCTGGTCGAAGCATGA
- a CDS encoding YqiA/YcfP family alpha/beta fold hydrolase produces MSSYSPSILYIHGLNSSPVSQKASQLSAALEKLGMAERLRVPALHHHPRQAIAQLEACLAELGRSLLVGSSLGGYYATHLAERHGLKALLINPAVTPHRRFDGYLGPQTNLYSGEVWDLTDDHVTALAELETAPPQDAERYQVWLQTGDETLDYRDAAQFYRGCALRIQAGGDHGFQGFAERLPALLAFAGFEPQAWLDRL; encoded by the coding sequence ATGTCCAGCTATTCACCTTCGATTCTCTATATCCACGGTCTCAACAGCTCACCGGTCTCGCAGAAGGCCAGCCAGTTGTCCGCTGCGCTGGAGAAACTGGGCATGGCCGAACGCTTGCGGGTCCCCGCACTGCACCATCATCCGCGTCAGGCCATTGCCCAACTCGAAGCATGCCTGGCCGAGCTCGGCCGGTCGTTGCTGGTCGGCAGCTCGCTTGGCGGCTACTATGCGACGCACCTCGCCGAGCGCCATGGCCTCAAGGCATTGCTCATCAATCCGGCCGTGACACCGCACCGCCGGTTCGACGGTTATCTTGGGCCGCAGACCAATCTGTATAGCGGGGAAGTCTGGGACCTCACCGACGATCATGTAACCGCCTTGGCGGAACTGGAAACCGCGCCACCACAGGATGCCGAGCGCTATCAGGTCTGGCTGCAGACGGGCGACGAGACACTGGATTACCGTGACGCCGCGCAGTTCTATCGTGGCTGTGCACTGCGCATTCAGGCCGGTGGTGACCATGGCTTCCAGGGATTTGCCGAGCGTCTGCCGGCGCTGCTGGCCTTCGCCGGCTTCGAGCCGCAGGCATGGCTTGATCGGCTCTGA
- a CDS encoding NUDIX domain-containing protein, with protein MSETFKPGPDDVQILRREQCFSGFYRLERVHLRHRQFSGAMGAELSRELFVRHDAVCVLPYDPLRDRVVLIEQFRVGALGKVDNPWLIELVAGLIDKDEAPDQVARREAVEEAGLELGELWPITRYFPSPGGSDERVHLYIGRCDSEGVDGVFGLAEEGEDIRVHVWSLQEALRAISDGRIDNAASIIALQWLALNREQVRGEWA; from the coding sequence ATGAGCGAGACCTTCAAACCCGGTCCGGATGATGTCCAGATCCTTCGTCGAGAGCAATGCTTCAGCGGTTTCTATCGGCTGGAGCGCGTCCACCTGCGCCACCGTCAGTTCAGTGGTGCCATGGGCGCCGAGTTGAGCCGCGAACTGTTCGTGCGCCACGATGCCGTATGCGTGCTGCCCTACGATCCGCTGCGCGACCGTGTGGTGCTGATCGAGCAGTTTCGTGTCGGGGCGCTGGGCAAGGTCGACAATCCCTGGCTGATCGAACTGGTCGCCGGGCTGATCGACAAAGACGAGGCGCCGGATCAAGTCGCCCGTCGCGAGGCGGTGGAAGAGGCCGGGCTGGAGCTGGGCGAGTTGTGGCCGATTACGCGTTACTTTCCATCGCCGGGCGGCAGTGACGAGCGCGTACACCTCTATATAGGCCGCTGCGACAGCGAAGGGGTCGATGGTGTGTTCGGGCTGGCCGAAGAGGGCGAGGACATCCGTGTGCATGTCTGGTCGTTGCAAGAGGCACTGCGCGCCATTTCCGACGGTCGAATCGACAACGCGGCCAGCATCATTGCACTGCAGTGGCTGGCCTTGAATCGCGAGCAGGTGCGGGGGGAGTGGGCATGA